Sequence from the Saccharopolyspora pogona genome:
TCCGCACGGCGCTGGCCGAGGACCTGCGCTACGGGCCGGACGCGACGACCGACGCGACGGTCCCGGCCGGCGCGATAGCCGAGGCCGGGTTCAACACCCGCCGGGCCGGGGTGGTCGCGGGCCTGCCGCTGGTGCGCCTCGTGCTCGACGAGGTGCTGGGCGCGGGCGCCTACGCCGTGCTCTCCGAGCGTTCCGACGGTGATGTGCTGGCGCCCGGCGACTGCGTGCTGCAGGTGAAAGCCCCGGTCCGCGGCCTGCTCACGGCGGAACGCACGGCGCTGAACCTGCTGTGCCACCTGTCGGGCATCGCGACCGCGACCGCGGCGTGGGTCGAGGCGGTCGCGGGCACGGGCTGCCGGATCAGGGACAGCCGCAAGACGCTGCCGGGCCTGCGGGAGCTGCAGAAGTACGCGGTCCGCTGCGGCGGCGGGGTCAACCACCGGATGGGCCTCGGCGACGCGGTGCTGATCAAGGACAATCACGTGGTGGCGGCGGGCTCGGCGGTGGCGGCGGTGCGGGCCTGCCGCGAGCACGCGCCGGACCTG
This genomic interval carries:
- the nadC gene encoding carboxylating nicotinate-nucleotide diphosphorylase, whose product is MSIDLEKAREVVRTALAEDLRYGPDATTDATVPAGAIAEAGFNTRRAGVVAGLPLVRLVLDEVLGAGAYAVLSERSDGDVLAPGDCVLQVKAPVRGLLTAERTALNLLCHLSGIATATAAWVEAVAGTGCRIRDSRKTLPGLRELQKYAVRCGGGVNHRMGLGDAVLIKDNHVVAAGSAVAAVRACREHAPDLPMEVEVSTLDELDEVLAEDVALVLLDNFTPPQCAEAVRRVRETSPATELEASGGLTLDVARAYAETGVQYLAVGGLTHSSPALDLGLDM